A single Defluviitalea saccharophila DNA region contains:
- a CDS encoding tyrosine-type recombinase/integrase: MADLNYHEQQKQKNTLRLRELLSHLPAFAYEFFRGIEPITSPKTRIGYAYDLRIFFEYILENHPVLKNKTLNELSIEDLESITPDHIEMFLEYLTYYRKPHPHHPNKMIEYQNDEKGKARKLAAIRTFYSYFHKKRKISGNPSSLVETPKIHEKNITRLEIDEVAKLLDEIESGEKLTATQKRYHHYTKARDLALITVLLGTGIRVSECVGLDIKDIDFDVNGLKITRKGGNEMVIYFGEEVEEALQCYLEERNKQQPKAGHEDALFLSLQNQRLSVRSVQNLVKKYASLVTKIKKISPHKLRSTYGTHLYQETGDIYLVADVLGHKDVNTTRKHYAQIDDQRRRSAAKAVKLRKI, encoded by the coding sequence ATGGCAGATCTAAATTACCACGAACAGCAAAAACAAAAGAATACACTTCGCCTTCGGGAGCTGCTCTCTCATCTTCCGGCTTTTGCTTATGAGTTTTTTCGAGGGATAGAACCTATTACTTCACCCAAAACAAGAATAGGCTATGCTTATGATTTAAGAATATTTTTTGAATATATATTAGAAAATCATCCTGTTCTAAAAAATAAAACATTAAATGAATTATCTATAGAGGACCTAGAGAGCATAACTCCCGACCATATTGAAATGTTTTTAGAATATCTAACATATTATAGAAAGCCCCATCCCCATCATCCAAATAAAATGATTGAATATCAAAACGATGAAAAGGGGAAAGCAAGAAAATTGGCAGCCATTCGCACCTTCTATTCATACTTTCATAAAAAAAGAAAAATTAGCGGGAATCCTTCTAGTTTAGTAGAAACCCCTAAAATTCACGAAAAAAATATTACGCGACTGGAAATTGATGAAGTAGCAAAATTATTAGATGAAATAGAAAGCGGTGAGAAACTCACCGCCACACAAAAAAGATATCACCATTATACAAAAGCACGGGATTTAGCTCTCATCACTGTTTTGCTCGGAACAGGCATTCGTGTGTCCGAATGTGTAGGATTAGATATAAAAGATATTGATTTTGATGTAAATGGCTTAAAAATTACCCGTAAGGGCGGAAATGAAATGGTAATCTATTTTGGGGAAGAAGTGGAAGAAGCTTTACAGTGCTATTTAGAAGAAAGAAATAAACAGCAGCCAAAAGCGGGTCACGAAGATGCTTTATTCTTATCTCTCCAAAATCAACGATTATCTGTTCGCTCCGTTCAAAACCTGGTTAAAAAATATGCTTCTTTGGTAACTAAAATCAAAAAAATATCTCCTCATAAACTGAGGAGCACTTATGGGACCCATTTGTATCAGGAAACAGGCGATATTTACTTAGTAGCGGATGTATTAGGCCATAAAGACGTTAATACAACAAGAAAACATTACGCACAAATTGATGACCAAAGAAGACGATCTGCGGCAAAGGCTGTAAAGCTCAGAAAAATATAA